One region of Cyanobium sp. M30B3 genomic DNA includes:
- a CDS encoding TM2 domain-containing protein, protein MARRETGTAYLLWCASLLGVCGLQRFYLGQTLVGTLYLLSFGFCGVAQLIDLFLIPGLVERSNPARGVSLPELTLEQQILRRCEHEPASLAHFILATGEPSETIRRVVEEMAAQGLLRQTISESGSVLYQLH, encoded by the coding sequence ATGGCCAGACGGGAGACGGGAACGGCTTACTTGCTGTGGTGTGCTTCGCTGCTGGGGGTGTGCGGCCTGCAGCGCTTTTACCTGGGACAGACGCTGGTGGGAACCCTCTACCTGCTGAGTTTCGGTTTCTGTGGCGTGGCCCAGCTGATCGACCTGTTTCTGATTCCCGGACTGGTGGAGCGCAGTAATCCGGCCAGGGGTGTTTCGCTGCCCGAGCTCACACTGGAACAGCAGATTCTCAGGCGCTGTGAGCATGAGCCCGCATCCCTGGCCCACTTCATCCTGGCTACCGGAGAGCCTTCAGAGACGATCCGCCGGGTGGTGGAGGAGATGGCGGCCCAGGGGCTCTTGAGGCAGACCATCAGTGAGAGCGGTTCCGTGCTGTACCAGCTTCATTGA